TTTACCTCatgaaatgattttttttctacTTCTTAGTTACTTTATTTGAAGGATTACACATTTAGGAACCCACTGATTACCTCTGTATTTTCAGAGATCATTTGATTTGCCTGAGACTTCCAAGCCCATTATGTTAAAGGGGATGTCTGATCTGTGGGGGAGATTCAAGTCTGAGCTGCGAATCGACTATTATGATATATATAATACTCATGAAGAAAGGATTGTGATTACAAATACTCCTCCAGGTGTGAAATCATAGGATTGGATAAAATTCTGTGAAAATGAGAAAGATGACTCAGTCCAAAAAAAAAGAGCTGCTAATAAGAGGAAAAGAGAACTATATGACTACTCTCATACCTCTGGCCGCAAGCCTCATTGTTTGGTGAGACCTGAACTGGTAGTTTTTTCATTTCAATGATGCAACTTACCTCATACCTCGAACTGCTGTGGGAAATGATTGATTCATACTCATTGTATTTGTAAATGCAGGTGGCTGCGAACCCTGAAGTACAAATCACTACCTCTGATGTGTGGATTAAAGCTCATTCACAGGAGGGTGGGGTAATTTTACCTAGTGCACAACCATATTATGTGAGTCAGATTCATTTCAGTTATATGTAGTCTTTTTTAACTATATGTATACTAGTTAGTGATCAGTATTATAAGAAAGTGATTATTTATATATGCTCAACGCTACAGGAACAACTTACTCAGGTGCTAGAAAGCATCAAGGAAAAACTCGATACGGGTATTCCGGTAGAAGAAACTTGTGCAGTGACTAAGTTGTTTGGGAAGGATTCAAGAGGACGTGTTCGTGTTGTAGGTCCTGTTTTTCGTATGCAAGTTGAACTCTCTGCTCCTGCTCGTGCTAAATTAGCTGAACTCAAGTCTAAAGATAGAGTTATTACCAGCAAGGTGGAAGACTTAGGTGTCAAGATGAGAGTTCTTATTGAAGGATTAAAAACATTATGCTACACAGTGAAGGATATTCAAGCTGCAATGCCGTCAGTTGTTGACTCAAACATGTGTAGCACTTCACGTGGTGAGAACTGTGAACAAGGTCATGATGGTTCACCTCAATCAGGTTCAGTTTCTCACACAATCTCACCTAGTCATGTCATACCACCAGATACTCACACAAGTTCACCTAGTCATGCCATATCACCAGCTCGATCAACAGTTGGTGATATGCCGCAGCAGCAGTGTTCATTGTTGAACATAGATGATGATATAATTGCAACTGGTAAAGTTTGTACTGGTATTTCAGCACTTATGGCTCATGGCTCACCTGTACCTGCTACTCATTTGAAGGTGTTGCTTGACGACATTCTCCTGCAAGATGAAAAACCCGTGAAAGATAACATGTTCGCCCCGACCTTTGGAGATGTTGGAGTTGGAGGTTTTGTGGTTCATCCAAAGAAGTTCACAATCacatatgattaagatgaattcaTTACTTTTTTGGAGATAAGCTATGGAGTTCTTCATGGATATCTCAGTCGTCTTGCATCACTTATATAAATGTCTAGCTAACACATGGCTTtactctttttttgttttttgcttctgttcacacttttgtatgtaTGCTGAACTTACTAATATGCACTCTTATGCATTTGTGCATGAGGAAGAGTCTTATCCTATTGTGCTTAAGGAAGACTTATATGCAGTTGCGCATAAGAAGTATTTAACTACACCTAGAAACAACTGATCTTTTTGATATATGTATGCGAACAGAAACGGTTTATGAATTATATCTACTTTTTATTGCCTTGTTTCTATTTGTTGTATATATGTATATGTGGGTGGTCTTTCTATTGTATGTGATTCCGCATGTGGCTTCATTTAAAGTCAATTGAAGCACTAGTAGCCACCCGGGGAAATATAAATCCCTGGTAAGTACTCCACTTGCTTGCACTTATATTATTAAGTTTATGTTTAGGAATCTGATCTTCTATCTACTTGCGAGGTACTGTGATGAATGTTGATTTTTGCTGAGTGAGAAGTGAACTGCTGTGGGATCAGCATCATCTTGTGCAGGTATAATTCTTCTTTACCATTCTGAAATTGCTTTTAGGAGTAACTAAACACAACTCCTTATCTCTACTGAAGAACTTATgtctttcattttgatggttaaaCAGTGGCCTAAGGTCAGAGAATGAACAAGGAAAAACTCACTTCTCACTGGTATGTCTTATGATTTCATTCCTTATGTACCTGAGTTTCCTATTTTCCTTTAATAGTCTTTTCTGTAATAGAGATGTGAACTGCAGTTGATGTTTCATATCTGTTAAACATGTTCTTGGTTTGACCATTCATGTATAGGCCGAGGTTTGATTATATGTTGGATGTGCcttttcgaagaaaaaaaaaatggtagatgTCTAGGCTTCCAACACAAAACCATTGGACACTGAGTGACTCCTTTGTACTATCTTGAGCATGACTACTAGAATTATGGTCAACGAAGACAACTAATTCCAACAGGTTTACTACGTACTATGATGATCATGGTGAATAATTTGGTTACTCTTCTTACTGTTCAAATCATGCAAGTTACTGTTGTGACAGTTTTTACCTTGTAACATtacttgttactttgtatttggTTATTATGAAATTATAACTTTTTGGGTGTGACTCAATTCAGTTAGTTGAATTATCAATGTTAATCTCATCCAACGTATCTGTATCTCTACTGAAGAACTTATGTCTTACTTTTTGATGTTTATACAGTGGCCCAAGGTCCGAGAATGAACCAGGAAAAACTCACTGCTCACTGGTATGTCATATTTTGAAAAACAATTCTTCGTAATATTGGTTGCCATGGATTGTATCTCATAAATGAAATTTCATTGTGCAGGTTCTCTTGGGTATCACATATTCTGAGTTAGATTTTCTGGATAAAGTTGAGGATGTAGAATATGAGAAGAGCACTGTTATATCCTTTGTTGCTACTTGTCATTAGTTGAAAATTGAACAACTAAGGAAATGACTCTTATGTTTGCTTAGTTAtatcctttcttattctttataaACTGCAGAGCAAACCCTTGTATGCTTGCTTATCTAAGTTCTCTTCTCTATGTTCAATCTACACAAATGTGGTGTAGAAACTGTTACTTGAATGATTTGTTTTACTGAAAAGCCTGCAGCAAAAACTCTGTCTAGACAATAGATATTGTTTTGCAGGAAACTAATTTTGACCAGGCCAAATAGACCTGGCACTATTTTTTTGATGTTACAAAAATTTCGCAACTGCTAGATTATGTTGCAAACTTTGTACCGGAACTATTATAGCCGGTTCTGATAAAATTGTccgttctttaaaaaaaaattggttccaGATTTCGTAACTGATTGAAATTGTTGCTACGTGTCAATTTCGCAACTGGTTGAAACTGTTGCGACCATAAACTTTCGCAACTATTTCAAACTGTTGTGTCATTTTTAGGTTGCAACAGTTTGAAACTGTTGCAACCAAAATTTCGCAACGGCTTAGGTTCAGTTGCGAAAAATTGCAACATCGGATTTCGTAACAGATTTAAACTGTTGCAACACCTCTTTGCAACCGGAGCTGGCTGTTACTAAacactaaatttggtgtagtgtaaaTAAACCCTATCAGCATATATATCCTTGAAAGTGAACTTAGCCCAGAACAAGCATTTAGTAAAATCTAAATCAGACAATCTAACTTGTTCAATCTTTTCTCTAAAGGTTAAGAGCCTACCTTCCACAGAAGCAACAACCATTACCACTTTAGCAAATTCATCTGGATCTTCAAAGGTAAGAAAAAACATATTATCAACTTTTGAATCCCTTACCTCCAGTTTCCAGTTGAGATTCCACTTATTCTTCAAACTTCTCCTAACTTCATCATGCTTGAACTCTCTATTATAAAAGCTTACTTCTCTGAACACCTTTCCAACCAATTGCATTGATTCTCCATTCCTGATGCAGATAGCAGATTTTCTCAAAAACTCAAGCAGTTTCAAATTTCCCTTATCTGATAAGTTATCCTTTTCCTCCATTAAATCCACTACCTTACTTAACCCCTAGAGACATTATTAAGTTTCCCATTTCTAACAGAGCTTGTTTTTGCAGAACAATGTATAAGACtatgaaatttttttggaaacaaaagctTGAAAATAATAAGTTCCTCTGATTCTGATTTCATACATATAACAAGCGAAAACATTCTTCAACACTCTACCTTCCATGCTAGTTGCCACTTGTATAAGGTTTTTTATAATTCTCATGCAATATCTAATACCACCCAATTAGAAAAATTTCAATCTTTTATCTTCTGACAGAGAAAATTTTATTTTACTGAGTACAATGATTACCTTCCTCGTAAGTTCAATTTTGAGTAAACCATTTTTCCAAGTAGACAAACCGTATGAAATTTCATCTTTTGTATTACACATGCTGATCTGCTTCCACCAGATGTCACTTCTTTGAATCACTGAGTCAAAACACCTATTCAACATCCTTAGAAGTGGATCCAGCAAAACCCTCGTAGCAGATTTCATCGCCATGGAATCTGGTATGAGGAAAACTAGGTTCAAAGAAATAGCTCTTGCTGGAGCGCTCCAAATTCAGGATGTAATCAAATCCATTAAGACAGAGAAATCgaattagaaaaacaaaataatacacaaacccACCGAAAAACACGAAGGATAAACAGAAATCGAATTAGAAAAGAAAATTCACTCAGAACATCTTTATCAGAACAAAGAGCACAATCACTTATCTTATTTGTTACTTTCTCATCTAAGACTGATCAATTGAATTCACAAATCAATTATTTTTGCTTTTAGATTTCTAGAGAATTAATATCAAACATTTGAAATGGTGAAGATTGAGTTAACTCAGATTTCGCCCGATTCGCAGAGCCAAAAGAGATAATTTTCtatcaatttttttcaaatcaaCTACTGGATATGAAAATATAATCCATTACACCATGTTTTTACAAGAACATACAGAGCTTTCAAAAAGGGAAAAGTCAAttactaataaaatttaaaaGAGCATCAAAATTATATAAACCCAACTTAGTCTATCTAGGGATTAATATTCTTTCTCAATTCCCAGATGAATTTAggtcatacaaaccaaaataaaaattaaaaaattctcaaTGTTAGCAATCATTCTGAATAACTTTTTCCTGATTTGAAATCGGTTGATGATTATGACTCTATATTAATAAATACTTAATTTGGAGTTTAGATCGAACGATTAGATTATCTACCCGCACAGAACCTCTAGatcagaaagaaaataaaaagaagaggaagagatGTGTCTGTAGGCCAGAAAAGTGAGAAAGAGTAGAGATTTGTATGAGAAACTTTTACGAGATAAACTTAGTGGAGGAAAgttatttttcttcttaaaataaaataaagttaatATTTGTAAGGGTAAAAGTGGAAATCACCCcttctaaaaataataaaataaattttctaAAAGAATTTATATATCCAAGAAAATTTATAAACCCTatgtaaaataataatttttaattcttccttaacctatatccCAGTATATAAGTTAACATGACCTAATATCAAATTCTATAGACTAGTGTTTTATATATATTGGTCCCGCATGAACTAATATGACACCGAGGTTAATGGACCCACGTGAATCAAAACGAATTAAAGGTCCAGTTTTTTCCACTAATCACGAACACAAACAAATTATAtattaggtttattattatgTAATAAAATAAGCACGAGAATGACGTGTTCACGTGATAGTGGGTATTTTACCAGATATCCAAGTTTGATATGGACCCTTTCTATTCTTTAACCTCTTGTAAACACGTGATCACTATGAACGTCGGGTCCATATTGTTAGAGATGATGGATTCGATACAAAATAACGAGTCTTTGTACCTCACACCTCCAATTGTTTATACATCACCAGTTTTTCCTAATTAGTGATTAAAATTCCTTTCACAATGATGCAAGTAGGATGGTGGGATGGTTACTACATACAATAGGATAGTAGCTCCACatgtttgaagtttttttttgatgtttgtaacaaaaaaagaaaaatgatctTGTTTTGTGTTTGTAATAAAGAAGATGCTCATTAAGGAGACTTGCAGAGGAGTTCAAAAATTATTCAATCTCGTGAAGTCCCAATCCACGAGAAGGTAACCTTTGTAAACAAGTTATGTATGAGTCTTTGTAACTCGTACCACTTGTTATTACAAATATACATTACCGATTTTTTTAATTAGTGATTAAAATTCCTGTCATAATGATGCAAGTAAGATGGTGGAATCGTGTATTGCGTCCAATGGGGTAGTAGCTCCATGTATTAAAGCTTTTTTTGGTGTTTGTAATAaagaggaaaaataaataaatctcctTTTATGTTTGTAATAAAGAAGAAGCTCATTAAAGAGAGTTAGAGAGAAACTCAAATATCATTCAGTTTTGTGAAGTTCCAATTCACGAGACGGTTAACCTTTGGGTTAAAAAAAATTTGTCACTCCGCGTATAAAGTTAAACTTTCTCGAAACTGGATTCGCAAACCATTGAAGCTCCACAAGGTTGTTTACCTTTTTTTGCGTGTTGGGAAAAACATCCCAGGGCAAATTCTCGGGTGTGTAGTATTTTGAGATTTCAATTCCTCTGATGATTCTTCCGCTATAGTTTTGATATTTGCTTCTGTCGTTGAACGAATATCAATTGCAAACTATAATTATTTCATTGCTACTTTGATGTACATCTGTTAGGTTAAACAATTTTCATTAAGTATATCTATCGTGTAAAGTTGTGGTATATACTTTTATTGGCctgatattctttttttttttttaaattcatcTTATATAATAAAATGACTTCGATTTTTCCACTTTCTCGATCTAAATATCTCTCAACAACAGAAGTTTATAAAATGAGAAAAACAAACCCGGAAAATTACACTGACACCACAAAATATAGATAGGCTCAATAATGACGTCAACTCATAACTCACCCAACTCAACCGTTAATTCCAAAGTCCATCCCCTACTTTCATGCTTACCACCATTTGAATTTCCACCGACTGCAACTTAAAATAATTCGGATTTCTCATTATGCCAATATGCGATGCATAACAATGTAAATAGCTGGTGGGATGAAAATTCTCCACCTCTTATATTTCTGCAAACCTCAATTAACCGAGGTGGTTTGGCTTAATACATTGGAGCCCTTTCTCCttcaaaaaagtaaaaataaatataaaatctgaTTTCTCAAATTTTAACTCATGtgcttttaaaaaataaataaagcataacattaaaaaagaaaaagaaaatcaacttCATTTCTATCCTGATCAAATTTTTTTCTCATTTCTATCCTGCGGCTGCCCTTATCCACTGAGTACATGATTTGGGCGTCTAAATCCCAACTCTGTATACAAAATGGACAAGCTTGAGGGAGAGAGACTTGGCGATGCAATCTTGTCTGTCGTTCCCTTTCCAAAATCAAATATGCAGAGAATGAAATCAGTAGATCGATCAGCGTCATTGGTTGATCAAAATACTAAAACAATAAGATCAACAAACTTACTCTTGTTTTCTTCAGATGTGGAAGGTGTTGGAAGAAACTTTTCTGATACATCTAAGTTGTTACTCAAGACTCAGAAGACCAGAAAGAGAAGGAAGATAACAAATGGTTTACAAATTTGGTTTGGGCGGAATCGAAAAAGTTACAAATTTGGTTTGGTTATTTCCTTCTTTCAGtctcttttcctttcttctttcggACCTAACTAGGTCATGTGAGGCCTGTTCCAAATAGTTAGACAGAATTTGAAGAGGTaactttatttttttcctttctatAATCTGCAATTAGTTGTATTTCTTATGATATTTATTTCAAATTAGATGGAATTGCATGTAGGTTTTTTtcatcatgaaaatgctaacatTAAATGGGTTAACAAGAGCTAAACAGCTTAGAGAGTTTGATGAAAAGGGTGCTTTAGGATGAATTATAGTGTTACTGTGCAGCTTAGACTCTGACATTGTTTATGATGTTTGGTGttacttttctttgtttttcGATTCAAAACCTGAGATTTCATTACCCCAAAAAGTAGTAATGGAAGACTAAAACTATTTAACCTGAACTGTCCCTTTTTAAATGACTACAGCACCATTTTCTTGAACCTAAAAGATGGAAGTTTAATTTGTAACACAACCAATGTACATTAGGGGTGGCATCATTTACTGACTTAACAAGTACGGGACTACTATGCTATACACACCTACATTTAGTTGAAGTTATCTGGCCTATTTGGTTGCTTCCTCCATGGCCATGCATTCCTCTTCCAGTGAATAAATTCAGCAGAACTTACAGTTTTATCCTTCTTTCAATTGTTGGCTTATGATTAACCATATAAGTATTGGATAAGTTATCATGGAATAACCATTTCTCTATGTTATGCTTGCTTGCTTCTCTTGTGTGCCGTATGATACATTTGTGTGGCTTGTGCACTGACTGACAAGTCAATTATTGTATTTATTTCAGGAGTTTTTGGTACTAGATGGATGTTATAAAGAGCTACCTTGTCTACTGCCTGTGGAATACATAGGAGCAAGAAAGCTAAATGGAAAAGACACCAAGTAAACATCCCATGATACAAATGAAAAGCGTCTTATAGATAAACCCAATGTGTTAACTGATAGGGAGTGGAAAGATCTTGTGAAATTTTGAACTACAGAAGGGCATCAGGTAAATTCATAATTCCGTTATGTTCACCCAGTAATTTATTTCGTTACGTTCATTTCTAATTAattctgacttgtgtattcataAGGTACTTTTGATCGCAATATCAAGAAGGCCACCAGCCACCAGAAAGCCAAGCAAATAATGGGTAGGAAAGACTTCTCTCTATTCAAAGCTGAAATGGTGTGTACATGTGTATGCTGGTGTTACAGTCAATATCTACTCTAGCAACTTGAAAGCTAGTAGACATTTGATAATCCTACACCATGTTTTACGGCTGCAAAATTTAGTGCAACTTTCTTCCACCATATTAACTTGCATATATGGTGCCGCCTACTCGATGTAAGTGCTAACCGTTTAAACTAACATTATTCACATACAAgtttgtccttttttttcttccatatgCAGATGTATTAAACAAATTAGTATGCTTCGTGATAACATGATCTTAGGATAGCTGAGCTTTTAAAGTCACAAGTGTAGCAGTAAACAAGGTTGTCCTTATATTCTTGCATGTCAAGGATAGAAGAACACTGTATTTAGAGGCATATTCAGTTACATGGGCAAATCTTGGATTAGTATGGGTTGGGTCTTTGTATGTACTCTTTGTGTATTAATGAGTATGAAATTAGCACACCTTATGAAGTTCCCTGAAGCTTATAATCTGTTCCTGTAGAGTATCTCAGTTACTTTCTCTGCAtgtagcttttatgaagtttttgatttctttctttcaGCATCTCTTATCATGTTTCCTGAACTCACAGCTTTATTTCTAGTTTCTGTTTACATTGAAAAAAGTTTGATGGTTTTATGAGAAAAGCGTGTTTTAGGATGACTTAGTAGTGTTACTGTCTAATTTAGACTTGAACATTGTTTATAATGTTTGTTGGTTACTTTTTTTCTTCATTCAAAACCTGAGATTTATTTTTGTTACCTGAACTATCCCTTTTTAAATGACTAAAACTCCATTTACTCGAACGCGAACGTTGAAGTTTTATTTTTGTTAACAAGCTCCTGATTCAACCAATGCACACTTATAAACTAGTACTAGACTATCTGATTTGAACACAACTTCATTAGGTTGAAGTTTTCCGGACCATTTGATTGCTGACTCCACAGCCATGCATTCCGCTTCAGGTGAACATATTCAGCAGAACCTATAGGTCCATCCATATTACCAACGTTGGCATTTGATTAACCATGGACTTACTGGATAAGTTATCATAGAACATCCATTTCTTAATATTATGCTTGCATGTTTTGTTTTCCATATGATACATTTGTGTGACTTATGCTCTGACTGACAAGTTCATTGTTTTATCTATTTCAGGATTTTTTCTTACTAGATGAATGTTATAAAAAAGTTTCCTTGTCTATTGCCCGTGGAATACTTAGGAACAAGAAAGCTAAATGGAAAAGAGATCACTATATACCCCTAGATACAAATGAAAAGTGTCTTGCAGACAGACCTAATGCATTAACTGACTGGAAGTGGAAAGATCTTGTGAAACTTTGGAGTGCAGAAGGTTATCAGGTAAATTCATGATTCTATTGTGTTTCACCCAGTAATTTTCTTCTTTACGTTCATTTCTAATTAGTTCCGACTTATATATTCCTAAGGTACTTTCCAATCGCAATATGAAGAGTAGAGGTCACCAGAAAGCCAAGCACATAATGGGTAGGATAAGCTTCCGTGGACGCAAAGCTGAAATGGTACGGACATGCATATGTTGGTTTTTACAATCACTTTCCATTCTTGCACCCTGAATGCTATTCGAGGTTTATAATTTGATCTTCGATTTGACTGTTCATGGTTGAAACATTTCTCATATTTGTCCACTTTGAACATTGCAATACCTCGTCAAGAATGGGAATACCATATGGTAATAGTGGACATTTGATAATGCTACAACCTGTTTTTTACGGCTGCAAAATATGTGCAACTTCCATTCTTTCATATTAACTTGCATTTATATTGCACGTGGCATGGCGTGGCGTGGGCGCTTAGGGTGCACCAAGAGATGGAACTTTTGTCCCTTTAGGGGTTCCTAAAAAAAAACTCAACCTAACTGCTAACTGCTAACCATTAGAAATAACATTATTCATATACTTCCAGTGGAATGTGATTTGATTTGTCCATTCTCTTCCATATGCTGACTTATGAAACAATTTAGTACGCTTTGAGCTGTCCAAAAGTGAAAAACTAGTACGACTAATTGGAGACAACTTATACACCTAGTTGGTAGGTTAAAAGAACATTTTGAAACATTGCTCAGGAACACTGTCTGCGTTGATGTTTCGTCAACTACTATCAACAAATTACTTAAGTTCTAAATTTGAAAACTTTGAACTTTTAAAGAGCAAAAAAGTATGATTAACTTGAGACCTCTTGTATAAGCTTTGTATCCATGTTTGATTGTAGTTTCAATTCGACCTTACTTTAATTCCAGCATTTCTTATAATTGCGGAGCTTTGAGAGCTACAAGTATAGCAGTCAACAAGGCTGACCTTAGATCTGGCATGTCATAGATAGAAGAACACTGTATTAATCTTCTTTGTCTTACATCTGTTAACTATCTTGTTACTTGAGGTATATTCAATTACCTCAAGTAAATCTTGGATTGGTATAGGTTGGATCGGTGTATCTACTCTGTATGTATTAAATCGAGTGTCAAACTAGCACACGTTATGAAGTTTATGAAGCTTATAATCTGATACCGTAGAGTATCTCAGTTACTTTCTCTTTTGtgattctttttttgttttttcttcagcATCTCTTATCCTTCACTGAACTCTGTGTACATTGACTCTCTGTTATTTCCCTGTAGGTCAATGTCAAAGAACGCATCCAATATTGTTGGTACATCCAACACCGCGACTCCTTCATTTCTAGTGGCATTACATATACCAGCAAGTGTCCGTAATGCAAGTGTTTTAGCAGATGACAGCATGCTTTCATCAACCGGGAAGGAACGTCCCCACCCCCAAGCAATGATATTGCATAGGTATATAACGATTGAGGGAAGAAATCACACTCAGAATATGATTATTTGGGAAGAAATTTAGGGAGAAGTTGGATCTTTGAGAAGCTAGTGTATTTCAACCAAAAGTGAATGATATTCATACAAAGTTTCAAAACCATGAGGTAGGTGTATATAAAAGTTGCAAAAATGGATAATATGGCTGCAATTTATTACACTGTAAAAAAAGAAGTAAATTTCTAAATCAACCTAGTACTACAGTTCCTTCAACATGTAATTTTCCTCAAATTTCATCATTGGAGGAATACTCTGTGGATGGTTAAACACATTATTTGGATCAATCAATGTCTTCGCCTTAACCAAACGTTCATAATTCGATGAAAAATACCTTTCGCCCCAATTTCTAGCAATCTCAACTGCATTGCTAGTACTACTTTTATTCCTCCAATCTATCCCTCcaatctcaagatcaatatgattAACATAACCAACCCTTGGTCCTTTCGATACGAACGGCTCCAAATAATCGTAAAACTTCGTTAACCATTCGCTAAATTCTTCGATTTTCGTTTCTTCATCTTGGTTCCAAGCGATTATATATTCGAACATCAATTTAGTGCCTTTCCGATGAGGAAACGGGGTAAAATCAGTGCTAATTTCGCTCATTTTCCCTCCAAAACCATTTAGAGCTATAAACCCACCGGGCTGTTCTGACAACATCTCTAATGCACGTCTAAACACGTTTAGTGGTACTGGTTCTTTAGTAAAATCAACTTTAGTCTTAAAAGCTCTTTCATCAAATTTCAAGAACCTGTTGTTTAACTCAGAGACTGTTTCTAATCCTGATAAGAAAGCCGTGGATGCAACCCAGCTCATTTCTTGAAACTCTTCCTCTACTGACCCCAGTTCAGGGAATTTTTCATCGATTATAGTTTTCGCAGCATCTTCACGTCCCAAGTATAAGCCTAAGAACATTAACCAGGCATCATTTCCGTTTACTCCCCCGAGCACAGATACCGTAAAATCCTCGTCTAATTCATCTGCAACATATTGCCATTtgtgaagtaaagatgaagcgcCTTCAATTCCTACATTTTTTGTCACACGGAAAACGGTCAGCTTCTCCGGGACAGGCAATAGTTTGATTTTCCACGCGTAAACTGCACCCCAGACACCTCCGCCGCCACCACGAATAGCCCAAAAAACATCTTCTCCCATTTTTTCACGGTCAAGAATTGACCCTGTGCTATCTATAAGAATCGCGTCCACGACGTTATCCGCAGCTAACCCGTACTTTCTCGACATCATACCAAAACCACCACCACTTATATGGCCTCCGCTACCAACAGTCGGACACCAACCAGCAGTAAACCCCAGTGTTTCCGTTGACTGCGCAATCGCATAGTAGAGTTCTCCAAGCGTTGCACCGGATTCAACCCAAGCTGTTTCCGACTCGACATCAATGGAAATTCGATTCAAGTTCATCATATCAACAATCACAAAAGGCGTATCAGCAGTGTAAGACAGCCCTTCATAACTATGACCGCCGCTCCGCAGTCGAATAGTCCATGATTCTCTTGTACAACAATGAACGGTCCTCGATAATTCTTCTTTGCTGCCGGGCATTACAATAAACGACGGTTTCGATACCGTAGGCTTCGCGAACAACGGGTTTTGTATAGATGCATGCAGCAGTTTGAAGTAGTCGGAATTTGTATCAGTTGATAGCGTGGTGAAATTGTGAACACCATGGGAGTTTAAACATGACGAGAGGAGATTATCATTAACATCACCACCTCGTACGCATGTTTGTAataaaacaaagaataagaagaaacgtAATGTTAAGCTTCTGCACATCATTGTTGGAGAAGCATGTCAGAATTAGAAAGAAATGGTGCTGAAAATATAGTGGTGGTTTTAGTAACGCGCAGGCACGTGCAACTCTGACATTTTTATTAGGTGTAAACGCGATGCACGTTGGAGTAAACGTGTCTGACTGACTTTCTCAAATGGCTGCTGTGCTACATGTCACCGGTCATCTCAAATTTGTTATTTCAACGGCCATCAAAGATGAAGATAATTGAAGTG
The nucleotide sequence above comes from Papaver somniferum cultivar HN1 chromosome 8, ASM357369v1, whole genome shotgun sequence. Encoded proteins:
- the LOC113303821 gene encoding reticuline oxidase-like, with the protein product MMCRSLTLRFFLFFVLLQTCVRGGDVNDNLLSSCLNSHGVHNFTTLSTDTNSDYFKLLHASIQNPLFAKPTVSKPSFIVMPGSKEELSRTVHCCTRESWTIRLRSGGHSYEGLSYTADTPFVIVDMMNLNRISIDVESETAWVESGATLGELYYAIAQSTETLGFTAGWCPTVGSGGHISGGGFGMMSRKYGLAADNVVDAILIDSTGSILDREKMGEDVFWAIRGGGGGVWGAVYAWKIKLLPVPEKLTVFRVTKNVGIEGASSLLHKWQYVADELDEDFTVSVLGGVNGNDAWLMFLGLYLGREDAAKTIIDEKFPELGSVEEEFQEMSWVASTAFLSGLETVSELNNRFLKFDERAFKTKVDFTKEPVPLNVFRRALEMLSEQPGGFIALNGFGGKMSEISTDFTPFPHRKGTKLMFEYIIAWNQDEETKIEEFSEWLTKFYDYLEPFVSKGPRVGYVNHIDLEIGGIDWRNKSSTSNAVEIARNWGERYFSSNYERLVKAKTLIDPNNVFNHPQSIPPMMKFEENYMLKEL